Below is a window of Myxococcota bacterium DNA.
GGAAGGGCATCGGACGCGGAAAGTCCAGCATCACCGTCGAGTACGACTCGGGCATCGCCGTGATGGCCGAGAACCAGTCGAGCCTCTCGAAGATCGGCGAGATCTACGACCGGATCGCCTTCGCAGGCGTCGGCAAGTTCAGCGAGTTCGATCAGCTTCGGAAGATCGGGGTCCGCTACGCCGACATGAAGGGCTACCAGTACAGCCGCGACGACGTGCGCGCCCGCGCTCTGGCCAACTCCTACTCGCAGGCGATCGGCGACGTGTTCACGCGCGAGCTGAAGCCGCTCGAGGTCGAGGTGATCGTGGCCGAGGTCGGCGACCCGGAGCTCTCCGGGCACGAGGACAACGAGATCTATCGCATCCAGTTCGATGGCAGCATCAGCGATCACCGCGGCTTCTGCGTGATCGGCGGGTCGGAGGAGGAGCTGGCGAGCTACCTCCAGTCGAATTTCCAGCAGAACGCTCCCCTTGGGGAGGTGCTCCGGATGGGTCAGGCCGCACTTCAACGTGCAGCCGATGGGCAGGGAAGCGTACCGCCCGAGAACCTCGAGGTGTGCCTGCTCGAAAAGGCGCGGAACGGCCGAAAGTTCCGTAGGCTGAGCACCGATGAGCTGAGAGGACACCTCAGCAGTTAGGCCCCCTGGGGATCGCTGGGGTACCAGCGGTCCGGCTATTCTCGGAAATG
It encodes the following:
- the prcA gene encoding proteasome subunit alpha → MSMPFYVSPEQVMQDKAEYARKGIGRGKSSITVEYDSGIAVMAENQSSLSKIGEIYDRIAFAGVGKFSEFDQLRKIGVRYADMKGYQYSRDDVRARALANSYSQAIGDVFTRELKPLEVEVIVAEVGDPELSGHEDNEIYRIQFDGSISDHRGFCVIGGSEEELASYLQSNFQQNAPLGEVLRMGQAALQRAADGQGSVPPENLEVCLLEKARNGRKFRRLSTDELRGHLSS